In the genome of Triticum urartu cultivar G1812 chromosome 5, Tu2.1, whole genome shotgun sequence, one region contains:
- the LOC125508946 gene encoding uncharacterized protein LOC125508946, producing the protein MATTSCPRLLHLPSSTSTCTSSALPPVCPSHLRFKPPPPPAGAVSTSALGRGCSSWLSLRCRSAAGPLPPSSEPPPPSPQDWQERLSRLQDTLRIFFAVLFWMSLFFWGSAWGGSNNSGGKKGQRFRNKSK; encoded by the exons ATGGCGACGACGAGCTGCCCTCGTCTCCTACATCTCccctcctccacctccacctgCACCTCCTCCGCCCTCCCACCAGTCTGTCCTTCCCACCTCCGCTTCaagccaccaccaccaccagccgGCGCGGTTTCTACTTCCGCCTTGGGCCGTGGCTGCAGTTCTTGGCTCAGCCTCCGCTGCCGAAGCGCTGCCGGACCCTTGCCGCCCTCCTCCGAGCCACCGCCTCCATCTCCTCAAG ATTGGCAAGAGAGGTTGTCAAGATTACAGGATACGTTACGGATATTCTTTGCAGTTCTGTTCTGGATGTCACTGTTTTTCTGGGGCAGTGCTTGGGGTGGAAGTAACAACTCAGGGGGCAAGAAGGGCCAACGGTTTCGAAACAAATCCAAGTGA